In Spirochaetota bacterium, one genomic interval encodes:
- a CDS encoding 4Fe-4S dicluster domain-containing protein, translating to MNNLIKKKQKNNDLSRRDFLIIAGTVVIGVGFAGCFDSEDEQSSITIENDKSGIEPSKGYILVDTKKCQGCMTCMLACSLVHEGEENLSMSRIQVIQNPFEKYPVDITLEQCRQCVSPACVKACPTGALHAETKKGNVRMVDQKKCIGCMSCVKACPFEPSRAVWNFKKKRAQTCDLCYNTPFWKEKGGIDGKQACVSVCPLGAIKFTQEIPLQKGNTGYKINLRGKSWDQIGYPTS from the coding sequence ATGAATAATTTAATAAAGAAAAAGCAGAAGAACAATGATCTCTCTCGAAGAGATTTTTTAATAATTGCAGGTACTGTAGTAATCGGAGTAGGATTCGCTGGTTGTTTTGATTCAGAGGATGAACAATCATCGATTACTATAGAGAATGATAAGTCAGGGATAGAGCCATCAAAGGGATATATTCTTGTTGATACAAAGAAATGTCAGGGCTGTATGACCTGTATGCTCGCCTGTTCATTAGTGCATGAAGGAGAAGAAAATCTATCTATGTCTAGAATACAGGTGATTCAAAATCCCTTTGAAAAATATCCGGTTGATATTACTCTGGAACAATGCCGACAGTGTGTATCTCCCGCTTGTGTTAAAGCCTGCCCAACTGGAGCCCTTCATGCTGAAACCAAGAAGGGGAATGTAAGGATGGTTGATCAGAAAAAATGTATTGGCTGCATGTCCTGTGTTAAGGCATGCCCTTTTGAGCCAAGCAGGGCAGTATGGAATTTCAAGAAAAAACGCGCACAAACCTGCGACCTCTGCTACAACACACCCTTCTGGAAAGAGAAGGGGGGCATTGACGGCAAGCAGGCTTGTGTCTCAGTATGCCCTCTAGGCGCAATTAAGTTTACACAGGAGATACCTCTACAGAAAGGCAATACTGGATACAAGATCAATTTAAGGGGCAAGAGTTGGGATCAAATAGGATACCCGACAAGCTAG
- a CDS encoding aldehyde ferredoxin oxidoreductase N-terminal domain-containing protein: MNGYTGKIIRLNLTRRKVSIIDTKEYEQWGGGHGIGSAIFWDIVKDKAINGFDPRNVIIIMTSPLSGTLSPGASGRTEVQGIGVQSSPIEWFTRSNFGGRFGAMLKFAGWDGIVIEGKADKPVWINIINEDVHIMDADNLWGMDTWMTQEKIWQKLGDKKGYGGWVEVGLSKNGGRTTQRPAILTIGPAGENLCRVACLIHDAGNASGQGGFGAVWGSKKLKAISVIGTGSVKIADPNALMEARLWTKKLYAMELDNPDKIKDVNDLNPMFGFQAPSMPTVFWQRPKESRPQACIGCHAGCRLRNESGHGNESSCIDTAFYSSIERRQNSGMIVRAISSILEYFGQHGSAQAFHLLLGKQTPAAYRATDLAQKYGINAYELYRGIPYLRDLNKMGLLGSGKEINCDLPFEKLGSYEFAQKLMQMITFREGIGDDMAEGFYRAAKRWGRLEEDLQSGLLPYSYWGLPDHGYDPRAEVEWGYGSILGDRDINEHDFNWHLYWTPSIAKWAFKDPPISAKDITEIFAEKMKPFENNPMMLDFSTENMYSEHIAKLVAWHRHYTRFWKQSILYCDYRFPDFYNPHSPNKRGLTGEGEQKFFNAVTGKNLSFTEGMEIGRKIWNLDNAIWSLQGRHRDIVHFADYIYNIPFAGKESIAGAGSFTMYYMPGKEDGEWDYISVEGRSLDKSKFEEWKSKFYKLEGWDISTGWPTRKTLKSLGLDFVADELKKKDRLGRG; this comes from the coding sequence ATGAATGGATATACAGGAAAGATAATTCGTCTGAATTTAACGAGGAGAAAGGTTTCAATCATAGACACTAAAGAATATGAGCAATGGGGAGGGGGACATGGCATTGGTTCGGCAATTTTCTGGGATATTGTGAAGGATAAGGCAATTAACGGATTTGATCCCAGAAATGTGATCATTATCATGACGTCCCCGTTAAGTGGAACCCTTTCCCCCGGAGCATCTGGGAGAACAGAGGTACAGGGGATCGGGGTACAGTCTTCTCCTATAGAATGGTTTACTAGGAGCAACTTTGGTGGCAGATTTGGTGCAATGCTGAAATTTGCTGGTTGGGACGGGATAGTAATTGAAGGTAAAGCGGATAAACCTGTCTGGATTAATATCATTAATGAAGATGTGCATATCATGGATGCCGATAATCTGTGGGGTATGGATACGTGGATGACCCAGGAAAAGATATGGCAGAAGCTTGGTGACAAGAAAGGATATGGTGGTTGGGTAGAGGTAGGCTTGTCGAAAAATGGCGGAAGGACCACCCAAAGGCCAGCGATATTGACAATTGGACCTGCTGGGGAGAATTTATGTAGAGTGGCATGCCTCATTCATGATGCTGGTAATGCCTCTGGTCAGGGTGGCTTTGGCGCGGTGTGGGGTTCAAAAAAATTAAAGGCTATAAGTGTCATCGGAACTGGTAGCGTGAAAATTGCTGATCCAAATGCATTGATGGAGGCTCGGTTATGGACCAAGAAGCTATATGCTATGGAACTTGATAACCCTGACAAAATAAAGGATGTCAATGACCTAAATCCGATGTTTGGATTTCAAGCACCGAGTATGCCCACGGTTTTTTGGCAAAGGCCAAAAGAATCTAGACCTCAAGCATGTATTGGCTGTCATGCAGGCTGCCGTTTACGAAACGAGAGTGGCCATGGCAATGAATCAAGTTGTATAGATACGGCATTTTATTCTTCTATCGAACGCAGGCAAAATAGCGGAATGATAGTACGCGCAATATCATCGATTCTTGAATATTTTGGACAGCATGGATCTGCCCAGGCATTTCACCTTTTATTGGGCAAACAAACCCCTGCTGCATACCGTGCCACAGATTTAGCCCAAAAGTATGGGATAAATGCTTATGAACTGTATAGGGGTATCCCATATTTAAGAGACCTGAATAAAATGGGCCTTCTTGGATCAGGGAAAGAGATAAACTGTGATCTCCCATTTGAGAAATTAGGAAGTTATGAATTTGCGCAAAAATTAATGCAGATGATAACATTTCGCGAGGGAATCGGCGATGATATGGCTGAAGGTTTTTATAGGGCTGCTAAGAGATGGGGTAGATTAGAAGAAGACTTGCAATCCGGATTACTGCCATATTCTTATTGGGGCTTGCCGGATCATGGTTATGATCCCAGAGCTGAAGTGGAGTGGGGATATGGTTCAATTTTAGGAGACAGGGATATCAATGAACATGATTTTAATTGGCACTTATATTGGACTCCCAGCATTGCGAAATGGGCGTTTAAGGATCCTCCAATTTCCGCAAAAGATATTACTGAAATATTTGCTGAAAAGATGAAACCCTTTGAGAACAATCCAATGATGTTAGATTTCAGCACAGAGAATATGTATTCAGAACATATTGCCAAATTAGTAGCCTGGCATAGGCATTATACCAGGTTCTGGAAGCAATCCATACTTTACTGCGACTATCGTTTTCCAGACTTCTATAACCCTCATAGCCCGAATAAACGAGGACTAACTGGAGAGGGAGAACAAAAATTCTTCAATGCAGTAACTGGTAAAAATTTAAGTTTCACAGAGGGCATGGAGATTGGCAGGAAGATATGGAATCTTGACAATGCCATTTGGTCTTTACAAGGCAGGCATAGGGATATTGTGCATTTTGCAGATTATATTTATAATATCCCCTTTGCAGGCAAAGAATCCATTGCAGGGGCTGGTTCATTCACAATGTACTACATGCCTGGAAAGGAAGATGGAGAGTGGGATTACATCAGTGTTGAAGGCAGGTCTCTTGATAAATCAAAATTTGAAGAATGGAAATCAAAATTCTACAAGTTAGAAGGATGGGACATTAGCACAGGATGGCCTACTAGGAAGACATTGAAATCATTAGGGTTGGACTTTGTGGCGGATGAACTCAAGAAAAAGGACAGGTTAGGGAGGGGATAG